In one window of Saprospiraceae bacterium DNA:
- a CDS encoding N-acetyltransferase: MDDSYYAHPTAIIDDSCSIGKGTKIWHFSHVMSGCIIGDHCNLGQNVVISPEVILGNHVKVQNNVSIYTGVICEDDVFLGPSMVFTNVINPRSAVNRRGQYLRTFVRKGATIGANATIVCGHEIGTFAFIGAGAVVTKDVPAYALVIGNPARQMGWMSEYGHKLHFDERSEAICPESGEKYKIVNGQVQKIHE; the protein is encoded by the coding sequence ATGGATGATAGTTACTATGCCCATCCGACCGCGATCATAGATGATTCCTGCTCCATAGGAAAGGGAACAAAAATCTGGCATTTTTCACATGTCATGTCCGGTTGCATCATAGGAGACCACTGCAATCTTGGACAAAATGTTGTGATCTCACCAGAAGTCATCCTGGGCAATCATGTGAAAGTGCAAAACAATGTTTCTATTTACACCGGAGTGATTTGCGAGGACGATGTGTTTCTGGGACCATCGATGGTGTTCACCAATGTGATCAATCCACGAAGTGCAGTGAACAGGCGTGGCCAATACTTACGAACGTTCGTTAGGAAAGGAGCTACCATCGGCGCCAACGCAACCATTGTCTGCGGCCACGAGATCGGAACCTTTGCATTTATCGGTGCCGGAGCAGTGGTGACCAAAGATGTACCGGCTTATGCACTGGTCATTGGAAACCCCGCCAGACAAATGGGCTGGATGAGCGAATATGGACACAAGTTGCACTTTGATGAACGTAGCGAAGCGATCTGTCCGGAATCAGGTGAAAAGTATAAAATTGTAAACGGACAAGTACAGAAAATCCATGAGTAA
- a CDS encoding UDP-glucose/GDP-mannose dehydrogenase family protein yields the protein MRISIVGTGYVGLVTGTCFAETGNQVLCLDINVHKIERLSSGEIPIFEPGLDVLFERNVKEERLQFTTDLDKAVEFAEIIFLALPTPPDEDGSADLSYVLNAAREISKRIKKYTVIVNKSTVPVGTAELVHEIMSEHLNIDLFDVVSNPEFLREGVAVEDFMKPDRVVIGSRSEKAKQRLEELYEPFVRQGNPIYTMDLRSAELTKYAANAYLAMRISFMNELANLCDKTGANVDLVRKGIGSDNRIGKRFLFPGVGYGGSCFPKDVKALFKTAQDHHYRFRILDAVMQVNELQKKLLSDKIKVYFDANLSGKTMAVWGLAFKPNTDDIREAPSIEIMNDLLQQGVQLRVYDPEAMENIKAIYGNQLYFAKDMYDALVGADALILITEWNVFRSPDFDEMKTRMKQAIVFDGRNVFEHNRMNEMGFSYTSIGRP from the coding sequence ATGAGAATCAGTATTGTTGGGACCGGATACGTTGGATTGGTGACAGGAACCTGTTTTGCAGAAACAGGGAATCAGGTTCTTTGTCTTGATATCAATGTGCACAAAATTGAGCGATTGTCTTCTGGTGAAATCCCGATTTTTGAACCGGGGCTCGATGTCTTGTTTGAACGCAATGTCAAGGAAGAACGACTTCAATTTACCACCGATCTGGATAAAGCCGTTGAATTTGCAGAAATTATTTTCCTTGCTTTGCCAACCCCACCGGATGAAGATGGTTCAGCTGATCTGAGTTACGTGTTGAATGCTGCACGGGAGATCTCCAAACGCATTAAAAAATATACGGTCATTGTCAATAAAAGCACTGTGCCTGTTGGCACAGCAGAGCTGGTACACGAAATCATGTCGGAGCATTTGAACATCGATTTGTTTGATGTGGTGAGCAATCCTGAATTTTTAAGAGAAGGTGTAGCCGTAGAAGACTTTATGAAGCCCGACCGCGTAGTCATCGGCAGCCGTTCTGAAAAAGCAAAACAACGTTTGGAAGAATTGTACGAGCCTTTCGTAAGACAAGGCAATCCAATTTACACGATGGATCTGAGAAGTGCAGAACTCACCAAATACGCTGCCAACGCTTATCTGGCGATGCGCATCAGCTTTATGAATGAATTGGCAAATTTATGCGATAAAACCGGTGCGAATGTCGATTTGGTGCGCAAAGGTATCGGATCCGATAACCGCATTGGTAAAAGATTTTTATTTCCCGGTGTAGGATATGGCGGTTCCTGTTTTCCAAAAGACGTCAAAGCACTCTTTAAAACAGCCCAGGATCATCATTACCGCTTCAGGATTCTGGATGCTGTCATGCAGGTCAATGAACTTCAGAAAAAGTTGCTATCAGATAAAATCAAGGTTTATTTTGATGCAAACTTATCCGGTAAGACCATGGCTGTTTGGGGACTTGCATTTAAACCCAATACAGACGATATTCGGGAAGCACCATCCATTGAAATCATGAATGACTTGTTGCAACAAGGTGTTCAGTTGCGCGTATACGATCCGGAGGCGATGGAAAACATCAAAGCCATTTATGGAAACCAGCTTTACTTTGCAAAAGATATGTACGATGCATTGGTTGGAGCTGATGCATTGATCCTGATCACCGAATGGAATGTCTTCAGATCTCCGGATTTCGATGAGATGAAAACCAGGATGAAACAAGCCATTGTATTTGATGGTAGAAATGTATTTGAACATAACAGAATGAATGAAATGGGATTCAGTTATACCAGTATCGGAAGACCATAG
- a CDS encoding nucleotide sugar dehydrogenase, which translates to MFRDLIEKKEKLAVIGLGYVGLPLALAFARKMKVIGFDINQERIALMQKGEDPSREIEKEGFENADISFTTDPEILREARFFIVAVPTPVDHHKVPDLKPLIGASATIGQVLKKGDYVIFESTVYPGCTEEDCLPVIEKISGLKMGTDFKLGYSPERINPGDKSKPLESILKIVSGSDDQALEEIALVYGSVITAGIYKAPSIKVAEAAKVIENSQRDLNISFVNELAIIFDKMGIDTREVLDAAATKWNFLKYSPGLVGGHCIGVDPYYLVHKSKQLGYDPEVILSGRRINDRMPAFVAKKLVQLLISKGKNPSECQVLICGITFKENVSDIRNSKVADLFHELRAYSVKVDVVDPHADREEVHHEYGIEMNEKAGASYDAVILAVAHDIYKNTAPETFVSMMGAEPIVIDLKGLYKKADVKATYWRL; encoded by the coding sequence ATGTTCAGAGATTTAATTGAAAAGAAGGAAAAACTTGCAGTGATAGGCTTGGGTTATGTAGGGCTTCCATTGGCGCTTGCCTTTGCAAGAAAAATGAAAGTGATCGGATTTGACATCAATCAGGAACGCATTGCGCTGATGCAAAAAGGAGAGGATCCCTCCAGAGAAATTGAAAAAGAAGGATTTGAAAACGCCGACATCAGTTTTACAACCGATCCGGAAATATTGCGGGAAGCCAGGTTTTTCATAGTCGCCGTTCCAACGCCGGTCGATCATCATAAAGTTCCCGATTTAAAACCTCTGATTGGAGCATCGGCTACGATTGGGCAAGTATTGAAAAAAGGAGATTATGTAATTTTCGAATCCACGGTTTATCCGGGATGTACAGAAGAAGATTGTCTTCCGGTCATCGAAAAAATATCGGGTTTGAAAATGGGAACCGACTTTAAACTCGGTTATTCTCCAGAACGGATCAATCCGGGCGACAAATCCAAACCTCTTGAGAGTATTTTAAAGATTGTATCCGGAAGCGATGATCAAGCCCTTGAAGAGATTGCATTGGTTTATGGAAGCGTCATTACTGCGGGTATTTACAAAGCCCCCAGTATCAAAGTTGCTGAAGCTGCCAAAGTGATTGAAAACAGTCAGCGGGATTTGAATATTTCATTTGTAAATGAGCTTGCCATTATTTTCGATAAAATGGGAATCGATACCAGAGAGGTTCTCGATGCTGCTGCAACCAAGTGGAATTTTTTAAAATATTCACCAGGCCTGGTGGGTGGACATTGCATTGGTGTGGATCCTTATTATCTCGTACATAAATCCAAACAACTGGGATATGATCCCGAAGTCATACTGAGCGGAAGGCGCATCAATGATCGGATGCCCGCGTTTGTTGCTAAAAAACTGGTTCAGCTGCTTATTTCCAAAGGCAAAAACCCCAGTGAATGCCAGGTATTAATTTGCGGAATTACCTTTAAAGAAAATGTATCGGATATACGCAATTCAAAAGTTGCAGATCTGTTTCATGAATTGAGAGCATATTCAGTAAAAGTGGATGTAGTCGATCCACATGCAGATCGGGAGGAAGTTCATCATGAATATGGAATTGAAATGAACGAAAAGGCGGGTGCCTCATACGATGCAGTCATTTTAGCTGTTGCTCACGATATTTATAAAAATACGGCCCCGGAAACATTTGTTTCGATGATGGGTGCCGAGCCCATAGTCATCGATTTAAAAGGACTCTATAAAAAAGCGGACGTGAAAGCGACCTATTGGAGATTATAA
- a CDS encoding Gfo/Idh/MocA family oxidoreductase codes for MSKKFALIGAGGYIAPRHMKAIKETGNELVAAMDKNDSVGIMDSYFPEADFFTEFERFDRHLYKLRRKENGIDYLSVCSPNYLHDAHIRFGLRLDADVICEKPLVLNPWNIDALKEMEEETGRKVYNILQLRVHPKVIALKESLSKSQVSGKHLVDLVYITSRGKWYYSSWKGDISKSGGIATNIGVHFYDLLGWLFGNVQNNIVHLLSHDRVAGFLEYENAKVRYFLSINENTLPEKIRSSGKTTYRCLEINGEEFEFSEGFTDLHTVSYQRILSGQGFGLEEARCSIQTVHDIRNMEAIGLTGDYHPLAVAQL; via the coding sequence ATGAGTAAAAAATTTGCATTGATCGGTGCGGGGGGTTACATTGCTCCCAGGCACATGAAAGCCATCAAAGAGACCGGAAATGAATTGGTTGCAGCGATGGATAAAAACGATTCGGTTGGCATCATGGATTCTTATTTTCCGGAAGCTGATTTTTTTACAGAATTTGAAAGATTCGACAGGCATTTATACAAACTCCGAAGGAAAGAAAACGGAATCGATTATTTGAGCGTATGCTCTCCCAATTATTTGCACGATGCGCATATTCGTTTTGGCTTGAGACTCGATGCCGATGTGATTTGCGAAAAACCTCTGGTCCTGAATCCCTGGAATATCGATGCTTTGAAAGAAATGGAAGAAGAAACAGGCAGAAAAGTTTACAACATTCTTCAACTTCGCGTGCATCCTAAAGTGATTGCCCTGAAGGAAAGTCTAAGCAAGTCACAAGTATCCGGCAAGCATCTCGTAGACCTCGTATACATTACTTCCCGTGGAAAATGGTATTATTCAAGCTGGAAAGGCGACATCAGTAAATCCGGCGGCATCGCGACCAACATCGGAGTTCATTTTTATGATTTATTGGGATGGTTGTTTGGCAACGTTCAAAACAATATTGTTCATTTATTGAGCCACGACCGGGTGGCGGGATTTTTGGAATACGAAAACGCCAAGGTTCGATATTTTTTAAGCATCAATGAAAATACCTTACCCGAAAAGATCAGATCCAGTGGCAAAACAACTTACCGATGTCTGGAAATCAATGGCGAAGAATTTGAATTCAGCGAGGGATTTACAGATTTGCACACCGTGTCTTATCAAAGAATTTTGTCGGGGCAAGGTTTCGGACTCGAAGAAGCCAGATGTTCTATACAAACGGTTCACGACATCAGAAATATGGAAGCGATCGGACTCACAGGCGATTATCATCCTTTGGCTGTAGCTCAATTGTAA
- a CDS encoding DegT/DnrJ/EryC1/StrS family aminotransferase, whose translation MVDLATQYSKIKTEIESSLMEVLDSTIFIGGPKVNAFKEHLESYLQVKHVVPCANGTDALQIACMALGLEPGDEVIVPAFTYVATAEVIALLKLKPVMVDVYVDDFNVDTNAIRMNITPRTKAIVPVHLFGQCADMETIMQIAKEHQLFVIEDNAQAIGSAYTFQNGTVHMAGTIGHIGCTSFFPSKNLGCYGDGGAIFTQDDHLAAQLRMIANHGQGSTRYYHDVVGVNSRLDAIQAAILDVKLKYLDTYIDARRKAADYYDNAFAGHPALITPYRNNHSRHVFHQYTLRVTNGKRDALKTYLDLKNIPNAIYYPVPLYNQQAFREYSGGIEQLPVTELLCKEVISLPMHTELNPEIQDVIIKEVLTFLEG comes from the coding sequence ATGGTGGACCTTGCCACCCAGTATTCCAAAATTAAAACGGAAATTGAATCTTCATTGATGGAGGTTTTGGATTCTACCATTTTTATCGGCGGACCAAAAGTGAATGCTTTTAAAGAGCATTTGGAATCGTATCTACAGGTCAAACACGTCGTTCCTTGTGCCAACGGGACAGATGCTTTGCAAATTGCTTGTATGGCTTTGGGTCTCGAACCCGGAGACGAGGTCATTGTTCCTGCATTTACTTACGTGGCTACGGCAGAAGTCATCGCTTTATTGAAACTAAAACCGGTTATGGTCGATGTTTACGTCGATGATTTCAATGTCGATACCAATGCCATCCGCATGAATATTACGCCAAGGACCAAAGCCATTGTACCCGTGCATCTGTTTGGTCAATGTGCCGATATGGAAACCATCATGCAAATTGCCAAAGAACACCAATTGTTTGTCATTGAAGACAACGCACAGGCGATCGGATCGGCTTATACATTTCAAAACGGGACGGTTCATATGGCTGGAACCATTGGACACATCGGATGTACTTCTTTCTTTCCTTCAAAAAATCTGGGCTGTTATGGAGACGGTGGAGCCATCTTTACCCAGGACGACCATTTGGCAGCACAACTCCGGATGATTGCAAACCACGGACAAGGTTCGACCCGGTATTACCACGATGTTGTTGGTGTAAACTCAAGGCTGGATGCCATACAGGCTGCCATCCTCGATGTCAAATTGAAATACCTCGATACCTACATCGATGCAAGAAGGAAGGCTGCAGATTATTACGATAACGCTTTTGCCGGACATCCGGCATTGATCACGCCATACAGAAACAACCATTCCAGGCATGTTTTTCACCAATATACACTTCGGGTGACCAATGGAAAGAGAGATGCACTGAAAACGTATCTCGACCTCAAGAATATTCCGAATGCAATCTATTATCCGGTACCTTTGTACAATCAACAAGCTTTTCGAGAATACTCGGGAGGTATTGAGCAATTACCCGTTACAGAGTTGTTGTGTAAAGAAGTGATCTCATTGCCCATGCATACGGAGTTAAACCCGGAAATACAGGATGTGATCATCAAAGAAGTCTTAACGTTTTTAGAAGGATAA
- a CDS encoding N-acetylneuraminate synthase family protein: MKHTQLIAEIGQAHDGSLGILHSYIDALAEQGVDAIKFQLHIAQAESSPWEPFRTKFSYQDASRFDYWKRMELSFEQWLGIKKHCEEKKLEFLASPFSIAAVKLLEQLEVKRYKIGSGEVNNSLMLEIISKTGKPVLLSSGMSKQVELDHAVETIRKHHQHMTIMQCTTAYPSEPEQWGLAEIGKIKQRYQLPVGFSDHSGTIHAGVAACALGAEVIEVHSVFDRRMFGPDSKASLTVDEIGELRQALNLLDRSANSHFSKESDEIFSELKIMFGKSLAVNKDLQSGHVVCLEDLETKKPMGHGIPASDFKMLLGKKLISDIQAFEFINWTDVE; encoded by the coding sequence ATGAAACATACGCAACTGATCGCGGAAATCGGACAAGCACACGACGGAAGTTTGGGGATCTTACATTCCTACATCGATGCCCTGGCAGAACAGGGAGTGGATGCCATAAAATTCCAACTACACATAGCACAGGCAGAAAGCAGTCCCTGGGAACCATTCAGAACGAAATTTTCCTATCAGGACGCATCGCGATTTGATTATTGGAAGCGAATGGAATTGAGTTTTGAACAATGGTTGGGTATTAAAAAACACTGTGAAGAAAAGAAACTCGAATTTCTCGCCAGTCCGTTTTCAATTGCAGCAGTAAAACTTCTGGAGCAATTGGAGGTGAAGCGATATAAAATCGGGTCGGGAGAAGTCAACAACAGCCTGATGTTGGAAATTATTTCAAAGACCGGTAAACCCGTTTTATTGTCGAGCGGAATGAGCAAGCAAGTGGAACTGGATCATGCAGTTGAAACCATCAGGAAGCACCATCAGCACATGACCATCATGCAATGTACAACGGCATATCCCAGTGAACCGGAGCAATGGGGACTGGCAGAGATCGGAAAGATCAAACAACGCTATCAATTGCCAGTCGGATTTTCCGATCACAGCGGTACCATACATGCCGGAGTGGCTGCATGCGCGTTGGGTGCAGAAGTCATCGAAGTGCATAGTGTTTTTGATCGAAGAATGTTTGGACCCGATTCAAAAGCATCGCTTACAGTGGATGAGATCGGAGAGCTTAGACAAGCCCTGAATTTATTAGACCGTTCGGCAAACAGTCATTTTTCGAAAGAGAGCGATGAGATATTTAGCGAATTAAAAATAATGTTTGGAAAGTCTTTGGCCGTCAATAAGGATCTTCAATCCGGCCATGTCGTTTGTCTGGAAGATCTGGAAACCAAAAAACCCATGGGCCACGGTATTCCGGCATCCGACTTTAAGATGCTGCTGGGAAAAAAACTAATCAGCGATATACAGGCTTTTGAATTTATAAACTGGACTGATGTCGAATAA